CAGCGCCGGGCTTTCCGATTGCTCGCCCACCACCTGGATCGCGCGGTCGAGCGGCAGCCCCGCAGCGGCAAGGTCCGCCAGTCGCCGCGTGAACAGCGCCAAGTCGGCTCGGCTCGCCCTTCCGGTGATCGCGCGTGGCGCGCCGGGATGGGTCGGAGCCGACGATTCGCGCAGGTCGAGTACGAATCGGCCCTCGGCGAGGATCGACGAAATCGCGCCGTTCCGGTCGGGAGCCGTGATCGTGCCCGACACCTTTTTCCCCGAAGGCTCGACCGCGACATAGGAGAACGTCGTCACCGACGCTCACCCCCCTGTTCGAACCGCAACGCGCCCCTCCTCAAAACTCCTCTCTCTGGCAGACCCGAAGGACTTCCTCGGGCGTCGTTCGTCCATCGAGGACCGCCAGCTTGCCGTCCCCAAGCAACGTCCTCATGCCTTGGTTCTTCACCGCATAGTCTTTGATCACGCTCGAAGAAGCGTGTTCGACGGTCATGCGCCGCACGGGTTCGTCAACCACCAAGAGTTCGAAGACGCCCTGCCGACCCCGAAAGCCGCTTCCGCTGCACTTATCGCAACCCTTTCCCCGCATGAGCTTCGCCGACGCCGCTTCCTTATCGGAGATGCCGACCGCTCGCAGAGCCTCCGGCTTTTCTTCGGATGGCTCCGAACAGTGGGGACAGTTCCGGCGGACGAGCCGTTGGGCCAGAACGCCGATCATCGAACTCGCCGCAAGGTAGGGCTCGACGCCCATATCGAGCAGCCGCGTGACCGCACCTGCGGCGTCGTTGGTGTGGAGCGTGCTGAACACGAGGTGGCCGGTCAGAGAGGCGTGAACCGCGATCTCGGCGGTTTCGTAGTCGCGAATCTCACCCACCATAATCACGTCGGGGTCCTGCCGGACGATGCTGCGAAGGCCATTGGCGAACGAAAGGCCGATGTTGGCGCGAACCTGAATCTGCCCGATGCCGGGGACCTGGTATTCGACCGGGTCTTCGATCGTCAGGATGTTCTTGGAGGGGGAATAGATTTCTTGGAGGGCGGCATAGAGCGTCGTGCTCTTTCCCGAGCCGGTCGGTCCGGTGCTCAGGATGATCCCGTAAGGCATTTCGATCACACGCCGGTAGCGCTCCAACTGGTCTTTCCGCATCCCAAGCTCTTCGAGCCCAAGCATCGCCGTGCCCTTATCGAGGATGCGCATCACGCCGCGCTCGCCAAACACCGTGGGCACGATCGAAACGCGAACGTCGATCGCCCTGCCTGCGATCGTGAGCTTGATGCGGCCGTCTTGCGGCAGCCGCCGCTCGGCGATGTTCATTTCCGCGAGGATTTTGATGCGGGAGATGAGCGCCGCGTGCATCCGTTTCGGAGGCTTCATTACGTCGCGGAGCATTCCATCGACGCGGTAGCGCACCTTCACCTCGCGCTCATAAGGTTCCACGTGAATGTCGCTCGCGCCGTCCCGAACGGCCTGTGCAAAGATGAGGTTCACCATCTGGACGACCGCGCTTTCGGCGGCCATCTTTTGGAGGTCCGCAAGATCGACGGTGTCATCGAATTCGGTGGGACCCGCCTCGTCGGAGTGCAGACCGGCCAGCATCCCTTCGAGGAACCTCTCCTCGATCCTGACGCGGAGGAAGCTGGGGTCGGCGCGAACCGGGCGCACCGGCATTCCCAACAGGATCCCAAGGTCGTCGACGGCGGCGAGAGAGGCCATCGAGGCGACTGCGACGATGAGAATCCCCTCTTCGACGTACAACGGCAGAACCTGGTGCTTGAGCGCGAACTCGCCCGGCGCCTTGTCGACGGCCGCAGGGTCGATCTTGATCGCCTCAAGATCGACATAGACCAGACCGTTTCTGGGGTCGTCGAGCGTCTCGATCGCCCCGTTGGACAGTTGTGGGTTTTCAGGTTCGAAAGTACTCATTCTCGTTGGGCCAGTTGTCGCCTCAAAGCAGTACGAAGAACTTCCGCAATTCCTCACCCATCCCATGAATTCGTGGGTCGAACGCCCGGTCGTCCCCTTTCTGCCCGCCAGCGTTCGGCACGAATCGGAGCTCAGACTCGCCGTAACGGGTCCATTCGGCGATACGTCCAGACAACGAGACGACCGGGCAAACGAGGGAAAGATGCTGTTTCGAGTTCTGTTTTCGTCAATTCTTGCGGCGCTCGGCCTCAGTCAAGAGGTCGAAGTCAAGCCCTACATGACCCTTCGCGGCTCCGACAGCAAGGTCGTGACGAGGGAGTACCGTCTCATCTCCTCTCATTCCGAATGGGACGCGCTTTGGCACAGGCACTCTGGGAAACTCGAAACCTCCGAGAAGCAACGCGGATTCCGAGTCGACTTCAAAGCCTACCGCGTGATCGCGATCTTCCAGGGCAAGGGGTGGAACTCGCGCGGCGTGGTCGGGACGCTCCACGAAACAGACGGCGGATTGAGGCTTCGATTCGACGAACTGACCTACCAGACGTTTGGGCCTGACGGCGGCGGCGTGCGGGTTGCGGCGTACGGATTCTTCGTCGTTCCCAGGTCGTTCGACAGGGTGGTCTTGGAGGAAAACGTTCAGGGAATCATCGGCGATCCGCCCGTATGGAAACCCCGTGGCGCCTTGAGTTTACAGGCCGCCTCCATCATTCCAAAATAGTCCACTTAGGCGGATCTGGTCCAAGAAAACGCCGATCTGCGCGAGACGGCCGTCTTATGAGTGATTCCACTCGGATGGGTGATCTATGCTCACGTCAACGTTTCTCTTCGTCGTACTCGGAGTTCAAGCCATGCAAAACCCACAACAGCCCACGATGGGGCTTGGCGCCTTGGCCCGGCCGCAACCCGGCCGAAGCATGAGGTCTACCTCAACCTTTCGCGAAGGTCCCGATGGGAAGTACCTCCGCACAGCCAAGCCAAAAGGCGACCTCGAAGAAAAGAGCAACTACGACAACTTCCGGGTTCCGCCGGGCGAGACTCACACGTTGCTCGACGTCGAGGGACCGGGCGTGATCACCCACATCTGGATCACCTTTCTCGGCCCCGAACCTCAAGGATGGGCGCCGAACGGCTCCGCGTCGCACCAAGATATGCTGCTGAGAATCTACTGGGACGGGAACGAGAAACCCGCTGTCGAGGCCCCGGTCGGCGATTTCTTCGCAAACGCTTTTGGCAAAAGGAGCGAGGTGATCAGCCTACCGATCATCGTTGAGGACGGCGATTCCTACAACTCGTTCTGGCACATGCCGTTTCGCAAGTCTGCGCGCGTCGAAATCGTCAACCAAGGGGAGCAAAACATCAACCTGCTGTATTACAACATTGATTGGATCAAGTTGGACTCTCTCCCCCAAGATACGCCTTATTTCTATGCTCAGTACCGGCAGGAATACCCGGTCGAACAAGGCAAAGATTACCTCGTTCTGGAAACAGAAGGCAAGGGCCACTTGGTCGGCGTCACTTTGGCCGTCCGCACCCGAAGTCCTTCATGGTTTGGCGAAGGCGACGAAAAGATCTACATCGACGGCGAGGCCGAGCCCTCGATTTGGGGTACCGGCACGGAGGATTACTTCCTTTCTGCATGGGGCCTCAAAACGACCAGCACTCCGTACTTCGGCGTGCCGTATTTCGATCAATGGGGCATTGTCGGCGGGCACACGAGCGCGTATCGGTGGCACATCAACGACCCCATCGTGTTTCAGAAAGGCATCAAGGTGACCTTCGAGCACTTTGGGTGGATCTCTCCCGACGAGAACCCTGACTACAGGTCGATGAGTTGGAACGAGCGGCAGGACGATTATTCGAGCGTTGCCTATTGGTATCAGGTGGGCCCTTCGACGTTTACCGCAAGAGCGCCTTCGGGAGCGGAACGAAGACTCCCGCCTATCGAGCGGATCGCGGCTTACGCAAGGGACGGCCACACGCACGGGGCAGGCTCATCGGCATCCCAGCAACTTGACCTCTACCCTAAGCCTCAAGTTCTTTACAAACCCGCTTCGACCGAGGGTGCCTGGATCGAGGTGCCCTTCGAAGTCAAGGTAAAGGAGCCTCTGCGTTTGCTGCTCAACCTGACTACCTCGTACGACTTTGGACGGTATCAGGCGTACCTGATTCCGCCGGGATCAGAGGATCGTCCAGGAGTCAAACTAGGGGGAGTAATCGATCTTTATTCCGCCGAGGTCAGGAATCGGGAGGTCCACCTGCTCGACTTCTGGCCGGACCCTGGCAAATACGTTCTTAGGCTGGAGTGCGTAGGGCGCAATCCGATGTCAGAGGGTTACTACCTCGGCATCGAGTCCGTTCTTCTCCGCGAGCGCCGGCCCAGGGTGCGAGAGATGGGACACGATAAGGATAAGGACTGGCGCAAAGATCCGAAGCTGTATGGATAGGGCTCGCCAGAGCCACCTCAATTCTGGCGTCAGTTCACTCCGCGAGCAGGCAGGCCCCTGCGCTGGGCGCCGCCCCCACTCCAATTGCCCTAACGCAGATATCCATTCGAGTCGCCTCCGCTGGCCTACATTTCCGAGCGCAGCTTTCGGGCTCGCTGGTTCCGTTTCACACGCTGGTTTATCGCGCCCCGATTCATGGCTCCCTCCCCCTGCCTGTCCCCCAGGCGCAGCCAGTCCGAGGAAGGGACCGAACTGCACCCGACAGGGAATGAGAAACACGCGCTGGGGACGAACTCCGGCCAGATCGAGTGCGCCGATGCCATAATTGGGCTACCCGAGTTGGGTCGCCGCTGCTTCCCGCCACCGAGGACCCGATGCAGGGGAGAACGATTTTCAGTTGTTGAGGTTCTCACCTCTCAAACCCACAAACAGGAAGGCGAAATCATGAACTGGAAGGACCGAATGACTCGCGACGAACTCGATCGAATTCGAAGCGCGAAGGCCGAGCGTCTCGTCAGCCTTTACTTACCTACGGCCCGCGCTGGGCGGGAGACCCTCCAGGGGCCGATCTACCTCAAGAACCTCCTCACCCAAGCCGAGCAAGAGCTTTCTGAACTTGGCCTGAGGTGGAATGAGATCGAAGAAGTCCTCGGAGCGGCACGGGCTCTCTTGGACGACGACCACATCTGGGTCCACGCCTCCGACGGCTTTGCGATTTTCCTCTCGCCAGGACAGGCCGAGGGGTATCGACTCCCTGTCGGATTTGAAGAGAAGTGCGTCGTGGGCACGAGGTTTCATATCAAGCCGCTCTTGCCCTACTTTGCCAAAGACGGCGCGTTCTATATTCTCACTCTCAGCGAAAACCTCGTTCAGATGTATCTGGCGACCCGTCACCAGATTCACACGCTCGAAGTCCCTGAGATGCCGACCAGCATGGCGGAGGCGCTCGCCGCACACGATCCGGAGTCGCAACTCCAGTTTCACACCTCCGCTGGGTCCGGCGGCGCAGGCGGGCGGGCGGCCATGTTTTTTGGCACGGGCGACGAGACCGGGATGGACAAGCAGAAGAAGGAGTTGCGGGAATACTTCGAGCGCGTCGATAGAGCCGTGACCCGATATGCCAACTCTGCGCCCCTTCCTCTGATCCTCGGAGGAGTCGACTACCTTTTGCCGATCTACCGCAAGACCAACGAATTCCCAGGGTTGATCGACCCTCAGTTCGAAGGCAACTACGACCGTTCGACCCCCGAGGAGGTTCTGGAAAAAGCCTGGGAGCAAATCGCTCCCGTGTTCGCTCAGAGTCGGAAGAACGCGGAGGCCAAGTTCGCCGAGTTGAACGGAACCGGGCTCGCGTCCGCCGCTCTCGATGAGGTCGTCGCGCGGAGCTTCGAAGGCAGGGTCGATACGTTGTTCGTGGCTCTCGACCGCGAAGTCGCCGGTGAGTTCGACACCGAGCAGCACGCGGTTCAGTTGGGGGGCTCCGAGGACCTCACCGACCTCTGCGCCGTACAGACCTTGGCGCAAGGCGGCGCGGTGTACGCCCTTCCTGCGGCGGAAATGCCTGGACGGGGCGAACTGGCCGCGATCTACCGGTACTGAGAGGCGATCACTGCGCGGCGTCCAGCCACCTGAGAAAGGGTGAGCGTTTGTACGCTTGGATGAGCTCGAAAACAGGCTCGTCGCCCCTCACCCATCTAAGCACCTGGTGCGCTAGCCGTCCGTCGTGATCGTCGATCCAGGCCTCTGGCCAGTCGATCCGGCTGTGTTTCAGCCCAGGCAAAAGCACCTCGCTTGGCAGCAGGCTCAAGACGAGCGGCGTCCCCTCTTTCGATGCCGTGCTCATAAGGTGCGCGTGCAGGTAAGCGACCGCTTGCTCGATCGAAGCTCCATCGGTGCAGGTCGCCTCCACCCCTGCCCAACGGTTGACCATCCGAGCCGACCGGGCGTTTGCGCAGTACACAACCCTTGTGAAGTCGCCCGCAAGTTCGTCCAACGAATCCGTCACGGCCAGAGCGTGCTCTGCTTTCGCGCACGTGAACACCGTTTGGGCAAGCCGGAAGGCCAAGTCGACTTTCTCACTGTCAGGATCGAACAGCGTCAGGGTCATCGGCCGCTCGCCGAAGTAGCTGCTTAGCGACGCCAACACAGGTACCGACACCGCCAGATGTCCCGCACCGATCAAAGCGACGTGTCCGTGCCCCATCTTTACTATGTGACGACCTGAAGCGAGCATCCATTCCTCTGGTAATATCCCTGCGCCCCCATGGAAGACCCGTTCGATCGCGTCGACCTTACGACGTCCTATCTGTCGATCGAGTTCGGCACAGGCGGTCGGATGCTCCGACTGTGGGCCGGAGACCCTGACCTGCCGGAAGAGGGCGAAGAGTTCCAGTTTTCATTGAACCCGCTCACGTTCGGCGAGGAGGCATCGGATAGGTACCTCCCAGGCTCGATTCTGCTCGGGGCACGGTTGCGTCCCGACGAACCATGGGTATTGGACCGGAATCAAAGCGCGACGCCCCACGAGGAACTCGACAACGCCCAAGTCGAGTTCGAGTACGAGTTCGGATTGCTGCCGGAACTCCGGGTGACAGGTCGGTTCTATGAAGTCCGAGGTCCGAGGTCGTACTTGGTGTGGGACGTCAGGGTCGCGAACCGCGGACGCGTCAGCGTGGAGATTGGGGAGCTCGCGTTTCCGTTTGCGCTCATCAACGTGTTCGAGGGCGCGAGGGGGATGGATTCCTCGGGCAAAGGCATGGCCAACGACCGCGTGAGGATCCACCGGCACGCAGGGGGCGCGGGAAGCTACCTGTTTGCGACGAGGCTCAGCGGCGAATCTCCAAGCCTGTGCATCTTTCCCGGCGAAGACACCACGTGGGACCTGATCAGCAGCGTTCCGGGGTCACTCTCGACCCCGCTCAGGTGGCCGGGCATCCCCGTCGTCTATCTCCTGAGCCGGGCCGCAGTCGAACGAGAGGGTTGGAGCGAGTGGCAGAGCAACCCGCAATCCCTTATCCTCGAACCCGGAGACTCTCGAACGTTTCAAACGTGTTTCGCGACTTCGAGCGCCGACCCGGGGGACGGACTCCAGCAACTTCTCAGCCAGTGCGGCCAACCCTCCATGCGCGTGCTTCCATCGGCGGTTGTGCCGGCTTCCGTAGGGGTCGCGATCGAGGTCACTGGGCCGGAGGTGGCCGAGTTCTATGCGAGCGCCCCGGCCTCGGTGGAATCTGACACCGACGAAAACGGAGGGTTCTGCTTCGTCAAGCCGCGTTCCCCTGGCCCTTGCCGCGTGCTTGAACGAGACGTCAAGGGCAGGCTCGCCCACGCCGACGTGCTGTTCCTTGAGCCCATCGATAGCCTGATCAAGAAGCGGGCGCAATGGATCGCGAGCCGCCAGGTTCACCACGGCCCCGACACTGTGCTTCATAAAGCGATCGTGCCCACCCACATCAAAACGGGGCAGCAAGTCACGGGGCACGACGAATTCACGAGGCCTTTCACGGTCGAATCGTGCCTGAGCGACGCGCTCTTTCTGGCCGAGAAGAACACCTTGTACCCGGACGCACGGGAAATCGAAATCGTCGAGGCGTTTGTGGAGGAGTTCGTTCTCGACGACCTCCAAAACCCAGGCACGTTCGCCGTCGGCTCGGCGTTCCCCGACCTCTTCTCGGCGTCGACGAACTTCCGCAACGCGCACTCTTATGTGCTTCTGACGCTCCTCTACGACTCACTCGGCCGATGCGCTGGAACCGGCGCCCCGCTTCGGAAGCCGCCCGAGGTCTACCTCGAACTCGCGGTTCGGACGCTCCAGGCGCTGTTCCAGTACGATTTGATCCCGTCGAGGGGGCTAAGGTGGCTCGACGCGCTCGTTTCCAGGCTCGAGGGCTTGGGGCAGGGGGACCTCGCGCTCGGCCTGAAGCAGGAACTAGACCACACCGCCCACCAGATTCTTCGCAATGCGCTTGCCGACCTCGTGGAGTTTGGCTGGGAGCCGACGGTCCCGGATCGCATCGGGTGGGCGGCCAGCCGGCTTGCGGACACCTACGTCGAAGAACTCTGCCTGTACGTATCGGCGACCGCGCGCTCGCTGGCGCCCGACTGGAAAACCTACTGCGCCGACCAGCGCCTTCCGATCGAAACTCGCTTCGCTTCCGGACCCACCCAACTCGACCGCGCTGAACTCTCGTTGGGCTACTCGACCGTCGCGAACTCGCTTCGCCTTCTGGATGGGGTGCTGAGGGGCGCGTTTGAAGCGGCCGACTCCTTGCTTCGGATGGCGTTCGGAGGCATCATCGCCCCCTGGGGTCTCGTCCGAGAGGACGGAAGCGCGTCGATGGGCGTGTGCAACGACCCTGCGTCGAGGCAACGGGGGTTCGCGCCCTACAGCGGAGACATGGGGTTTACGCTTTACGAATACCTGCGCGGCGCGGCCACCTATGTCCTTCCCCACCCAGGCTACGGTGTGTTTTCGTTCGGTGGGCAGTTCGCCGTCGATGAGGTTGGGTACGCGATCCGCCCGTGGGACGGCTTGGGACGCCGAATTCACATGGGTCAGCTAGGGTGCGATTTGAACTGCGATTACGGGAGGATCCTCGAAGCCAACGTCGATGCAAGGAAGCGCCACGCCACCGTGAGAGTCGAAAACCCCAGCCCGTTCCCAACGACTTGCACGCTCACGGTAGCCGGCCTTTGGGGGAGCCGGTTCGAGGTGGGCGGCAAGGAAATCGGACTTACAGAAGGGGCGCTCCGCCACCGGCTCGACCTTCCGCCTTCAGGTATTGTGGAGGTCGAAATCCGGGTGAAGCCATGAACGAAATACCTACTTGGTGGCTGGTGATATCGGGCGCTTTCTTTGGGATCGGAGTGCTGGCGTTTCTTGCCATGACGGCGCTTTTCCTCAGGCTGAGCGCGGTCGTCAACGAACTCAAGCCGAAAGTCGACAACATCAGCGCCAATCTCGAGGCCCTCACGGCCAACCTGGAGTCAACTTCTGCGCAGGCGAAGTCGACGATCACCACGGTGGGCTCGGGAACGGCGAACATCGTGCGGTCCGTGGAAACCGCGCTCGTGGGTTCGGCTAAGCGGCTCGAGGGCTTTGCGACGGTGATGTTCACCGCCCTCTCGATCCTGAAGCTGGTGAAGGAGTTTCAGGCCGTCCGCGGCAAGCCTCACGTTGACAGTTCGAAGCCCGACGGGGTATAGTTTTCGTTCGCACCGCGGGGTGGAGCAGTCTGGTAGCTCGTCGGGCTCATAACCCGGAGGTCATAGGTTCAAATCCTATCCCCGCACCCATCCCCTCCTTTGTCCGTTCTGGACACATGGGTCGCTTTTCAAAGTCGGCCACACCCCAACCCCGAGCGGACCCTCCTCCAGGCGCCGGAGGCCTCGCTCCTGGAGACCGTCCGGGATGCTCGCAACAACGTCACTACCACGGTCTACAACGCCGCGAGCCAGCTCTCAGCCACGGCCGACCCCGTACCAATTGCAGTCACTCGTGGCTTACCCCAGAAATCAATCCCATAAACCGGCGGGTGGCCATCCCGTGGAATACGTCTACTTCCCACGGGTGCCACCCCAAACTTGCTTTGGGGTGCTCGGGGGTGGGGCGTGAAGCACGAGGCTAAGGACACACTCGACGCGGCGGCTGGGTTCGGCACAGCCGAGGAAGCGCCCGCCGCTTGGGCCTTCCGGCCCTGGGGCGCTACGAATCGAGCCTCGAAAAGGCGCGTTCTTGCCAAGCCAGATTCTAAAGGATCAGGCCCTGGATGCTGGGGTGGCAGCGCAACCTTTCCATCGCCCTTGAGATCCGCTTGCGGACCTGCGGGGCGTTCATATCGCTGTTCGCGGCGATCTCTTCGGACGACATTCCGAGCGAATAGCGCATATGCAGCAACTCGCGATCCAGAACGTCGAGGGTATCGATCGCGGCCTTCAGAGCCTCACGCTCCCCGGCCAAAGCCCCCATTTCATACGACAGAGATTGAACCTCGTCCACCGGAATATCAGCTATTCGCACTCTCACTTCCCTCCGACGGTGCGTTCGGACCGTGTTCGCCAGAAAGCCGACGAGCCACGATTCAAACGAACCCCTTGATTGGTCGAACTCTGGAATGCGGGCGAAAACCTGAAGCATCGTCTCTTGGACGATCTCTTCGTAGTCCTGGGGCTTGAGATTGTATCGGCGGACTATACGGTTCAGCGCCTCCCTTACCTTTCCGGCAAGGAGATCGCCGATTGGGCCGTCGCCTGACAAGTAACCCGGAATCAACTGTTCCGTATCGACATCGACAGACGCAGCGTCGCTAACCTCAACTCCCATTCTCCCGTACTCCTTTAGCACATCCCCTTGCAGGGGAACCCGAAGACCCCTTTTCGGGACTTCGTTGAACCGCGTCTATCGACCCCGGAAAGCCCAAGGCCAACTACCGCGATTTCTATTCAGCCGATAGGTGATTGACGCCAAACCCTGAAACTGTGACGCTTGGGGAACGGAAAACTCCGATTTCCAGTATTCATCACAGGTGCCGGCGCACATCCCATCGCAGGCGCTCGTAGACGCCCAGTTGGATTCTATCAAATGGACGCTCAACAGTGGCTCGCAAATGTACTAGCTTTGCCAAAACCCAGGTGAAATTGCCCTGCCGCAGCTTGGGCGGTACGGTTCGCCATGCCAGAAATCGAGGTCGGCGATTGTGACGGGGTTGATGGATTTTGCGAAACTTCCCGCATCGTGCCAGACCTGGTATGTTCGTGCGTCACAGTCAGGACCTCTAGCGTCAATACAAAGTGAAGCACAACTGATCCAGCATGTTCCCCGAATCAACCCAACCCTATCAGGCTGAGGAGTCGTGTGCCGACGTCCGCGACCTGTTGCACGCGTTGATCGAGAACGACCTCGATGAAGACGACGCGAAGTGGGTTTTGCAGCACCTCGCCGAATGCGACGAATGCCGCGAAGCCCTCAAGCAGCACGCCAAGCTGAGCGGCCTGGTGCTCCGCCATCTCCCTTGGCTTGGGATGGCTCATTTCGGCCAACGGGGCGCAACCGCGCATTAGCGACCCTGACTTGAGCGGTCCCTTGCTGGTAGCCTTCTCAGCGTGAATAAGCTGCAGGGATTGCTGTTGATCTACGGCCTCTTAATGCTCGTGCTCGCGCTCGTTGCAGCGTCGAAGAGCCCTGCGTCCCTGATCGCCGGCGGCGGAGCAGGGCTCATTTGCATCGGCGCTGCTGCCCTAGCTAAGACCCACCCGGCCTGGGGCTACC
The genomic region above belongs to Candidatus Nitrosymbiomonas proteolyticus and contains:
- a CDS encoding type II secretion system protein E: MSTFEPENPQLSNGAIETLDDPRNGLVYVDLEAIKIDPAAVDKAPGEFALKHQVLPLYVEEGILIVAVASMASLAAVDDLGILLGMPVRPVRADPSFLRVRIEERFLEGMLAGLHSDEAGPTEFDDTVDLADLQKMAAESAVVQMVNLIFAQAVRDGASDIHVEPYEREVKVRYRVDGMLRDVMKPPKRMHAALISRIKILAEMNIAERRLPQDGRIKLTIAGRAIDVRVSIVPTVFGERGVMRILDKGTAMLGLEELGMRKDQLERYRRVIEMPYGIILSTGPTGSGKSTTLYAALQEIYSPSKNILTIEDPVEYQVPGIGQIQVRANIGLSFANGLRSIVRQDPDVIMVGEIRDYETAEIAVHASLTGHLVFSTLHTNDAAGAVTRLLDMGVEPYLAASSMIGVLAQRLVRRNCPHCSEPSEEKPEALRAVGISDKEAASAKLMRGKGCDKCSGSGFRGRQGVFELLVVDEPVRRMTVEHASSSVIKDYAVKNQGMRTLLGDGKLAVLDGRTTPEEVLRVCQREEF
- a CDS encoding RNA polymerase factor sigma-70, with protein sequence MGVEVSDAASVDVDTEQLIPGYLSGDGPIGDLLAGKVREALNRIVRRYNLKPQDYEEIVQETMLQVFARIPEFDQSRGSFESWLVGFLANTVRTHRRREVRVRIADIPVDEVQSLSYEMGALAGEREALKAAIDTLDVLDRELLHMRYSLGMSSEEIAANSDMNAPQVRKRISRAMERLRCHPSIQGLIL